One genomic segment of Natrononativus amylolyticus includes these proteins:
- a CDS encoding N-6 DNA methylase yields the protein MPDDPLDADFAKSLDGYLERIRRANSEASRGHQFLSFIGDTFSTLDSDQAHRMLPMLEEHVKFKQATVAISGRIDARLGNVLVEFKTNTDNFSDAKEQLKTYITAIWAEQGRDQSYYLVASDGITCEVYIPELAEEDEVTIENTDLRQVDEINLNSDDTDKVFTKLDRYLLFSEDLLPTAENIVLDFGPTSPICREGLELLHDEWESIEVNNVEILFDEWQRYLEIVHGSGSHSEALFIRHTYLSILAKLMAYVQYSGGVLPDDDEVSDVITGEVFERLGIQNFIEEDFFSWVSRESADGADKRIVEHLLARLHDYDLSEIEEDVLKTLYQDLVTPEERHSLGEYYTPDWLAEEMVNEELEDNPEASVLDPTCGSGTFLFSAIRYKMEHVDKDGQELIDHLFNNVVGIDVHPLAIITARVNVLLALGDLLREERTESVSVPVYLSNTIMPPEHERTTAAVDVYRFNSDEGVFELPITVTDDEEVLNELLDSVKSYLDSNDEIDEENLHAYLENQVGEKYEGLADDERGVIYRNVVERISDLRDRGRDTIWTFILKNVYKPIYFEEKKFDRVIGNPPWLSYRYISREEYKDHVKHLVTEEYGLLDSSATQNLTHMELASLVLAYSFDHYLEDGGRLSFVMPRGIFSGTHHKNFRSFDFSTVGHWTYLWDLEYVKPLFNNVSCVIAAEKSEGESYPLDGRIYQGSLPKANASLEAAREELDVRDITYYLNEFSESSVIMDRELDPDVIKSASPYKDKIENGGNAYPRTLWFVDFDEPPALGINPQEPPVHSSDRAVSQAGDRWEDAYIEGQIENEFLWNIVTGSEIAYFGTLEFPTAVLPLEISGSSYHLHDEESARRNGHQHLANWISEADRLFEQYKPEDRTEDVLEWLNWHQKFTDKQDPNAEYRVLQNSSGDYVCGAVVKTSDLTDLKVNGTIIELQRNSNDEIPLIVDHKCYHYETDSYEEAYYLSGFLNAPAIRDLIYDMINRGQFAGRDIHKRVWEVYIPEFNPNDPLHREISETALEATEQAAELIPELAEEYSLGWVRRKQREEMEPIRSELSELCVEALEEVNAKQSSLADHTN from the coding sequence ATGCCTGATGACCCTCTCGACGCTGACTTTGCAAAGTCTCTTGACGGCTATTTGGAGCGAATACGACGTGCTAACAGTGAAGCGTCCCGCGGGCACCAGTTCCTATCATTCATCGGTGACACGTTCAGCACCCTTGACTCAGACCAGGCGCACAGGATGCTCCCCATGCTCGAAGAGCATGTTAAATTCAAGCAGGCGACCGTCGCGATTAGTGGCCGCATTGACGCTCGGCTCGGGAACGTTCTCGTCGAGTTCAAGACGAACACAGACAACTTCTCAGACGCGAAAGAGCAACTGAAGACGTATATTACGGCGATTTGGGCGGAACAGGGCCGCGACCAATCCTACTACCTAGTCGCGAGTGATGGAATTACATGCGAGGTCTACATCCCGGAGTTAGCGGAGGAGGACGAGGTGACCATCGAAAACACCGACCTCCGGCAAGTGGACGAAATCAACCTCAATAGTGACGACACGGACAAGGTGTTCACCAAACTTGACAGATATCTATTATTCAGTGAAGACCTGCTTCCTACCGCGGAGAACATAGTACTTGATTTCGGACCTACATCACCAATTTGCCGCGAGGGTCTGGAACTTCTCCACGACGAGTGGGAGTCCATTGAAGTAAATAACGTAGAAATCCTGTTCGACGAGTGGCAGCGGTATCTCGAAATTGTACACGGTTCAGGGAGTCACTCTGAGGCCCTGTTCATCCGCCACACCTATCTCAGTATCTTAGCTAAGCTGATGGCCTACGTCCAGTACTCTGGTGGAGTACTCCCGGATGACGATGAGGTCTCAGATGTAATCACCGGAGAAGTCTTCGAGCGACTCGGAATCCAGAACTTCATCGAGGAAGACTTCTTCAGTTGGGTAAGTCGAGAATCGGCAGACGGTGCTGACAAACGCATTGTCGAACATCTGCTCGCCCGACTCCATGACTACGACCTCTCTGAAATCGAGGAAGACGTCCTTAAAACACTGTATCAGGACTTGGTCACGCCAGAGGAACGGCACAGCTTGGGGGAATACTATACTCCTGATTGGCTTGCCGAGGAGATGGTCAATGAGGAATTAGAGGATAACCCAGAAGCCTCAGTGCTTGACCCTACTTGTGGGAGCGGAACTTTCCTATTCAGCGCGATACGTTACAAAATGGAACACGTCGATAAAGATGGACAGGAGCTGATAGACCATCTCTTCAACAACGTGGTCGGCATCGACGTGCACCCACTCGCCATCATCACCGCCCGAGTGAACGTCCTTCTGGCACTTGGAGACTTGCTCCGTGAAGAGCGTACAGAGTCAGTATCCGTTCCGGTGTACCTCTCAAACACAATCATGCCGCCGGAACACGAGCGCACTACGGCGGCCGTCGACGTGTACCGATTCAACTCTGACGAAGGGGTATTCGAGCTACCTATCACCGTGACTGACGACGAAGAGGTACTGAACGAACTACTAGATAGCGTCAAGTCGTACCTCGATAGCAACGACGAGATTGATGAGGAGAACCTACACGCGTATCTCGAAAACCAAGTTGGGGAGAAATATGAGGGTCTTGCTGACGACGAGCGCGGAGTCATTTACCGCAACGTCGTCGAACGAATCAGTGACCTCCGCGACCGAGGTCGTGACACTATCTGGACTTTCATCTTGAAGAACGTCTACAAGCCAATCTACTTCGAGGAGAAAAAATTCGACCGAGTAATTGGAAATCCTCCGTGGCTCTCCTATCGATACATCAGCCGCGAAGAGTACAAGGACCATGTCAAGCACTTAGTGACAGAAGAGTATGGCTTGCTGGATTCCAGTGCCACTCAGAACCTCACGCACATGGAGTTGGCTTCTCTCGTCCTAGCTTACTCCTTCGACCATTATCTCGAAGATGGTGGTCGGCTATCCTTCGTGATGCCACGAGGGATTTTCAGTGGAACTCATCACAAGAATTTCCGGTCATTCGACTTCAGCACAGTCGGTCACTGGACGTACCTTTGGGACCTCGAATACGTGAAACCGCTGTTCAACAACGTGTCCTGCGTCATAGCGGCTGAGAAAAGTGAGGGCGAATCGTACCCGCTAGATGGGCGTATATACCAAGGGTCTCTACCCAAGGCAAACGCATCGTTAGAGGCTGCTCGGGAAGAGTTAGACGTTAGGGATATAACGTACTATCTTAACGAGTTCTCCGAGTCCAGCGTCATCATGGACCGGGAGCTTGACCCGGACGTAATCAAGTCCGCGAGTCCATACAAGGACAAGATAGAAAACGGTGGTAATGCGTACCCGCGCACACTATGGTTCGTCGATTTCGACGAACCACCTGCACTCGGTATCAATCCGCAGGAACCACCCGTTCACTCGTCTGACCGGGCGGTCTCGCAGGCAGGAGACCGCTGGGAGGATGCCTATATTGAGGGTCAAATTGAGAACGAGTTCCTTTGGAATATCGTCACGGGGAGTGAAATAGCGTATTTCGGGACTCTCGAATTCCCCACGGCCGTTCTCCCCCTCGAAATATCGGGGAGCAGCTACCATCTCCACGACGAGGAGAGTGCAAGGAGAAATGGTCATCAGCATCTAGCTAACTGGATTTCTGAGGCTGACAGGCTATTCGAGCAGTACAAACCAGAGGACCGAACGGAAGACGTGCTTGAATGGCTTAACTGGCATCAAAAGTTCACGGACAAACAAGACCCGAACGCGGAATACCGGGTTCTCCAGAATAGTAGCGGAGACTACGTCTGCGGGGCCGTTGTCAAAACATCCGATTTGACCGATTTGAAGGTCAATGGTACTATCATCGAACTCCAGCGCAACAGCAACGATGAAATCCCGCTGATTGTCGACCACAAGTGCTATCACTACGAGACAGATAGCTACGAAGAAGCGTACTATCTCTCCGGCTTCCTGAACGCACCAGCGATACGGGATCTAATCTACGACATGATAAACCGTGGTCAATTCGCCGGACGAGATATCCATAAACGGGTTTGGGAAGTTTATATTCCAGAGTTCAATCCGAATGACCCATTGCATCGAGAAATCTCTGAGACCGCTCTCGAAGCAACGGAACAAGCGGCTGAACTCATACCTGAGCTTGCTGAGGAATATTCTCTTGGTTGGGTTAGGAGAAAACAGCGTGAAGAGATGGAACCAATTCGATCTGAATTATCCGAGCTCTGTGTTGAGGCGTTGGAGGAGGTTAATGCAAAGCAGTCCTCTCTGGCCGACCATACGAATTAG
- a CDS encoding TATA-box-binding protein, producing MVEIVNVVASGALDVELDLERLASDIGDPVARYDPDKYPGMYLRFKEDAPLITVYRAGKFIITGTASEKESYSLRERFLNLFSDMDVIEEPKDEWFAIQNYVCIGEIGQNLNLNALAIDLGLENTEYEPEQFPGLIYRPSNVDGVVLLFATGRVVITGCRSVDTADEIFADMNERLSSFI from the coding sequence ATGGTAGAGATTGTAAATGTCGTCGCGTCGGGTGCTCTAGATGTCGAACTTGACTTGGAACGCCTCGCTAGCGATATTGGTGACCCGGTCGCTCGCTACGACCCGGACAAGTATCCAGGGATGTACCTCCGATTCAAGGAAGATGCGCCGCTGATAACGGTCTATAGAGCAGGGAAATTCATCATCACCGGCACGGCTTCGGAAAAAGAATCGTATTCGCTCCGAGAGCGGTTTCTAAACTTATTCTCCGATATGGATGTTATAGAGGAACCGAAAGATGAGTGGTTTGCTATTCAGAATTACGTTTGTATTGGTGAGATTGGACAGAATCTTAACTTAAATGCACTTGCTATTGATTTGGGCCTCGAGAACACAGAATACGAACCGGAGCAGTTTCCGGGTTTGATTTATCGACCGTCAAACGTCGATGGCGTTGTTTTGCTATTCGCTACAGGCCGAGTTGTCATCACGGGCTGTCGAAGTGTAGATACCGCTGATGAAATTTTCGCGGATATGAATGAGAGGTTGTCTAGTTTCATCTGA
- a CDS encoding MarR family transcriptional regulator, with translation MELKLDLPPPPRETSDMPTTKDAAELEIDEQNAELPPSAKLVLVLLQTNGPQTRAEICDHGRLHPGTASFALDRLEKQGQINSRYSTDDARQKIYTVQREL, from the coding sequence ATGGAGCTAAAACTGGATTTGCCTCCTCCTCCGAGAGAGACCTCTGATATGCCAACAACGAAAGATGCAGCCGAACTCGAGATCGACGAACAGAACGCAGAGCTTCCACCGAGTGCCAAATTGGTGTTGGTGCTGCTGCAAACAAATGGCCCACAAACAAGAGCGGAGATTTGTGATCACGGCCGACTACATCCAGGGACGGCCTCGTTTGCCCTAGATCGTCTCGAAAAGCAAGGTCAAATCAACTCACGATATTCCACGGATGATGCCCGACAGAAAATCTACACAGTCCAACGTGAATTGTAG